The DNA sequence ACAGCCTGAACCATTTTGCTTTTTGCGCTTTGTCCTTGTGTCAGCTTGAGGCGGTACAGCTTTTTATCCGCTATTTTGAATAAGTCGTCCAACGTTTCTTCCGGCTTGCGGCTTAACGCAATGCCTACGGACAAGCTTAAAGGAACGCCGGAATGACGCCGATTATACGCATCTACTTCCACCCGCACCTGTTCTTCAATGCTTTTTATACAATCGTCATCGGTTTGCAGCAAAATGGCCGCAAACTCATCCCCGCCTGTGCGCGCTACAATCCCCTTGCCTGCAGAAATATTGCTCATAATTTTAGCGGCAGCAAGAATCGCTTGATCTCCAGCCTTAAGTCCCATTGTATCATTAACAAATTTCAGTCCGTCAATATCCGCACTCAACGTTGCAACCGGATAAATAGGCGAGCGTTGCATACGCTGCATTTCCGCTTCAAAAAACGTACGATTATATAACCCTGTCAGTACGTCATGAAAGCGATTATATTGCAGCTCTTCTTCTTTTCGTTTGCGTTCTTGTATTTCTTGCCGCAACTGTGCTTGCAACCGAATATCTCGTCCTACAAAAATAAAACCAGCTGGTTCTCCTACCTGATCCGCTACAGCAGAAACACGAAACTCGATAGGCAGCGGCTCTCCTTGCTTAGTCTGCATCTCCAACTCCGCCACCGCTTCCAGGGCAACAAGCAATTGACCTTCTTCACTTAGCAAACCTGAAATAAACTGCGGCAGTGCGTTATACATAGCTTCTTCCTCCGCATACCCTGTCGCGGCTACAAAACCGGAATTCACCTGCAAAATTTTAAAGTTTAAATCGGTCACCGCAATAATACCAGTAACATGCTCTAAAAGCATATTGGGACTAATCATCGATGCTACATTAAACAGCTTATACCGATGATACGCATACCAAAAGCCCAAAAAATAAAGAAAGACAAAAAGATGCAGCGGATCCGCCCGGCCTTCTCCTTCAATAATAACTGGATAATAGGCCTCAAGAAAGTAGGCGGTTCCTACGGCGCAAGCATTGCTCAAAAAAGCCAAGGCTGCCTGAATCCGTTTTCGCTTAGCCTTGTTTTTCCACCCCCAGCGAGCCAGTATAACCGATACCAGCAGGCCGTAGAAAACATAAAATAGGTTAAACGCTAAATAGAATGCATCTACTGCTAGACGTCCAACGCCGACACCCAGAAAAAAAACTTCCCAAACAATCAATACTGCTGCAGGTAAATACAGCAAGGCAACTTTCCATTTTTTATTAACAACCGCTTCGTTTTCTGTCAGAAGCAGATTAATATGAAGAAATACAGCCACAAAAGGAATCCAGCCAAATGCCGAAAGCTTATCCGCCAACCAATAGCTTTCTATATCCTGCATTTGATATACATACAATAAACCAATCGACCATATAGTAATGCTTTGAAATAAAAGGAAAAACAAACGGTGAATCAACTGCGTTCGCTCAGAGACATATACGCGCCAACCGACAAAACCACTTAAGACAGCAGTAATAAGAGACATAATTGATAGTAAATCAAAAATATCCACGTGTTCCTCCTTAGCAAGATTCTTTTTTGCAACAGCTTACAAAAAAAGTGCCGGGCTCCATGCCGGCACAAAATACGATCTCAAGGTTGAGTCGGCAACTTGGCGACCATAAACAAAACAACGTTGTCCGTAGGCCCATAGCTTTGCGTCCTTGCTTTTCAACAAGTTTGCCCATATAAAGTTCATTGTGACAGTTTTATGTTTATAATACTACATAAAACTCATCATTTTGTACTTTACAAGATTTTCCTACTAATTTCCACATGACTTTTTTCCTATTTTTGATCTTTTTTTACATTCATTACACCTAATTTTTAACATAAGCGCGCAATTTGTCCCATGACTTTTTCATTTAAATTACGTAAACAGAAACTATCCTTGTCTCCGTTTCAATTCAAATATCGCTAAAATGACTTTGGAGCGCCCTCCGCAAAGCGGCGCAAAACAATCCTTTCTGGAAATACATTTTTCTCCAATCAGAAAACACCCCTTGGCCGTGTGAGGAAAATAACCATTTTCTAATTTTTTTTGCCCTAAACACCCCCTTTTTCTCTTTACTTTCTCGCCTTCTAATGTTACATTGTAAATTGTCTGTGTCTTTATAATGGACTATTTTGTCGTTATGTTTTCTTTGCTAGTACACAGTCACTCTCAAAAGAACGAAAAGGGGATTTAAATGGATATTTTTCGCACTAAAAGCATTGAAGCCTTCCGAGAAGGCGCCAAAGAAAAAAAGCTCAAAAAGACCTTGGGCGCCTTCGATCTTATCTTACTAGGTGTCGGCGTAATTATGGGCACCGGAATTTTCGTATTTACCGGCGTTGTAGCCGCCAAATACGCGGGACCAGCTATTGTTGTGTCCTTGGTTCTTTCCGCTATCGCCTGCGCCTTCGCCGCCTTAGCCTATGCGGAGCTTGCCTCGATTGTTCCCATCTCCGGCAGTTCCTATACGTATTCCTATGCGGTATTAGGTGAAATTGTCGCTTGGATGGTTGGCTGGAGTCTGATTTTAGAATACTCTTTAGGTGCGAGCGCAGTAGCTGCCGGCTGGTCGGCTTACGCCACCGGCTTGTTTAAATCAGCAGGCTTTGCCGTGCCTCAAGCCTTAACCGCCGTCCCGGCTGACGGCGGTATCATTAATCTGCCGGCGGTCATCATCTCGCTTTTTTTAAGCTTTTTGCTCGTGCGTGGTACAAAGGAAAGCACCACTCTCAATCGTATTTTAGTAGCAGTAAAGCTGGTAGCCGTATTCATCTTTCTCTTTCTTGCCGGCCCAAAGGTCGACCCCGCCAACTGGACGCCCTTCATGCCCTTTGGCATCTCAGGCGTTGTTACGGGCGCAGCTACTATCTTTTTAGCCTATATTGGCTTTGACATTGTTTCCACCGCTGCGGAAGAGTGCAAAAATCCCAATCGTGACTTGCCCATTGGAATTATTGGCTCTTTAATTGTCTGCGCCATTTTATACGTATCCGTAGCAGCCGTCTTAACCGGCGTCGTCCCCTATACCGAGCTCAACACCGGCGAGCCAGTCGCTTTTGCCCTGCGCTCCATTGGTTACAACATGGGTTCCGCTTTAGTAGGAACCGGCGCGATTGCCGGCATAACAACCGTTCTCCTTGTTGTCATGTACGGCCAGACTCGCGTATTTTACGCCATGTCTCGTGATGGCATGCTGCCTGCAGGCATCTGCAAAATCCATCCTAAATACCAAACGCCTCATATTATTACCATTCTATCCGGCATTGTCGTCGCCATTGTATCCGGGTTGACGCCTATCAGCGTTATTGCCGAGCTAACTAATATCGGCACCTTGTTTGCCTTTGTTATTACCGCCGTAGGCGTATTAGTCCTGCGCCGCACCAAACCAGATATTCATCGTCCTTTCCGCTGCCCGGCGGTCACCTTTGTTTCTCTGGGCGCCATTATCTCCTGCGGGTATCTGATGTACAGCCTCCCCGGCGATACCTGGTTCCGCTACGGCATTTGGAGCGCCCTCGGCCTCGTCGCCTATTTCGCCTATGGCTATCGCAAAAGCCTGCTTCATCCTCGCAATCAAGAGAAGAACCAAGCTGCTTAATAGGGAACGAACACAGAGTAAGCATAAAAAGATCCATCATAAGAAAAAAGGGTCTGACTTTTTAAAAGTCAGACCCTTTTTTTCTTATCTGCCTAAGAGCTTACTTTCCGAAATAACGCTCTAAAAGACCTTTGAAAGCTGCGCCATGGCGCGCTTCGTCTTTGCACATTTCATGCACGGTATCATGAATAGCATCTAGGCCAAGAGCTTTAGCCTTTTTCGCAATACCCAGCTTGCCTTCGCA is a window from the Anaeromusa acidaminophila DSM 3853 genome containing:
- a CDS encoding histidine kinase N-terminal 7TM domain-containing diguanylate cyclase/phosphohydrolase, whose product is MDIFDLLSIMSLITAVLSGFVGWRVYVSERTQLIHRLFFLLFQSITIWSIGLLYVYQMQDIESYWLADKLSAFGWIPFVAVFLHINLLLTENEAVVNKKWKVALLYLPAAVLIVWEVFFLGVGVGRLAVDAFYLAFNLFYVFYGLLVSVILARWGWKNKAKRKRIQAALAFLSNACAVGTAYFLEAYYPVIIEGEGRADPLHLFVFLYFLGFWYAYHRYKLFNVASMISPNMLLEHVTGIIAVTDLNFKILQVNSGFVAATGYAEEEAMYNALPQFISGLLSEEGQLLVALEAVAELEMQTKQGEPLPIEFRVSAVADQVGEPAGFIFVGRDIRLQAQLRQEIQERKRKEEELQYNRFHDVLTGLYNRTFFEAEMQRMQRSPIYPVATLSADIDGLKFVNDTMGLKAGDQAILAAAKIMSNISAGKGIVARTGGDEFAAILLQTDDDCIKSIEEQVRVEVDAYNRRHSGVPLSLSVGIALSRKPEETLDDLFKIADKKLYRLKLTQGQSAKSKMVQAVMNTLGARHIETEDHAERLKELAVKLGERVGMTQYELAMLSLLAQFHDLGKVGIPDRILLKPGSLTEEEWQEMKMHPEIGHKIAQSIPELVGVANLILQHHERWDGQGYPQGIAGSSIPLSCRIISIVDTFDAITNDRPYRQALSDAEAIAEIIRCAGSQFDPDMVDSFVEMMRELA
- a CDS encoding amino acid permease, yielding MDIFRTKSIEAFREGAKEKKLKKTLGAFDLILLGVGVIMGTGIFVFTGVVAAKYAGPAIVVSLVLSAIACAFAALAYAELASIVPISGSSYTYSYAVLGEIVAWMVGWSLILEYSLGASAVAAGWSAYATGLFKSAGFAVPQALTAVPADGGIINLPAVIISLFLSFLLVRGTKESTTLNRILVAVKLVAVFIFLFLAGPKVDPANWTPFMPFGISGVVTGAATIFLAYIGFDIVSTAAEECKNPNRDLPIGIIGSLIVCAILYVSVAAVLTGVVPYTELNTGEPVAFALRSIGYNMGSALVGTGAIAGITTVLLVVMYGQTRVFYAMSRDGMLPAGICKIHPKYQTPHIITILSGIVVAIVSGLTPISVIAELTNIGTLFAFVITAVGVLVLRRTKPDIHRPFRCPAVTFVSLGAIISCGYLMYSLPGDTWFRYGIWSALGLVAYFAYGYRKSLLHPRNQEKNQAA